The Diospyros lotus cultivar Yz01 chromosome 11, ASM1463336v1, whole genome shotgun sequence region CATCAATGAACATTGCAAACAGACAGACAAACAGTGTCCAAAAGTTCCAGCCCATTGTTTTATCAACAACACTTACTACTACTACATACAAACACAATCAGTTGCAGCTATCGGTTTCACGCGATCCACCGCCGCTGGGCTGGACGCTGCGTCGCTGTCCTGGCTTCCTCCCGCATTGCGCAATTCTATCTACTTTCCCGAGTGAGAAGAAGAACCGAGTTTCATGCCTCACTTTAGACTAGAATTTCGCTTGGAATTTGCTATCAAAATGATACTGCACAGCTAGCTCTATCCATCACCATCAAACataagagacaaaaaaatatcCCATTAactatacaaattaataattaattaattaatgagcatatatatatatatatatatatatacttggcagccattatatttaattaataaataaacaaattagaCAGTACTCCAAGTAAACTGAACATACACGGTGATGAAAAAGATTGTTATCATCACATATGTTTCACCGAACCGATAGTCGATGCTGATGCGGATGCTGGGATCATCTGTCTTGAATCGTGATTCTTTGCAGAGAGGCGTTTGAGGAACTCGTAGGTGGTGGCCATGGTGACTGCCGAGAGAGACTGCGAAGCCCACCTCGGCCCAAGGCCTCGGTAGCATGCTCTAATTCCGCCTTCCGTCCAGAGACTCTTCACTGTTTGGCTGACTCCATTTCCGACGCCTTCCAGAACCTGCATTCTCGTCTTGATGGTGTCCAGCGGCATCGTCGCCAGCGCCGCCAACCCGCTCGCCGCCACCGCACTCACGCCCTGGACCGCCACATCGATCGACCTACCTCCGCCGTCCCGGACTCCCCCAATCTCGCTCCAGATCAGCCTCTGCATCGCCGAGTACGACGCCCACCAAACAGCGTTCGACGGAGCGTAGGTCAGAATCGAGAACCCGAACCCTTTGTAGAGCCCTCGCACGCCCTCGGTGGAGACGATTTTCCGGACGGCGTCGACCCCGCCGTTGTACCTGGAAATGGCGGCGGTGGGGATGGCGGCGCCTTGAACCATGAGGCGCTGGCTGACGACGTCGACGGGTGTCCAGACCAGCTGCGCTGCGGTGGCGGAGCTCAGCCCCGCGACGGCGTTGGAAATGGTGGCCGTGGCGGAGGCGGAGAAACCCAGGTTTACCGCCGCCGAGACGGCGGCGCTCTTGGTGACCTCGAGGGCTCCCATGTAGAGAGCCCGAGCGGGGATTGTTCCGACCAACGAGGTTCCA contains the following coding sequences:
- the LOC127813414 gene encoding uncharacterized protein LOC127813414, which encodes MCFVQENRQSSKIPPPAEVQWEGLDKSKFFFLGAALFSGVSFTLYPIIVLKTRLQVSPNGASCFQTAFAILRHEGPRGFYRGFGTSLVGTIPARALYMGALEVTKSAAVSAAVNLGFSASATATISNAVAGLSSATAAQLVWTPVDVVSQRLMVQGAAIPTAAISRYNGGVDAVRKIVSTEGVRGLYKGFGFSILTYAPSNAVWWASYSAMQRLIWSEIGGVRDGGGRSIDVAVQGVSAVAASGLAALATMPLDTIKTRMQVLEGVGNGVSQTVKSLWTEGGIRACYRGLGPRWASQSLSAVTMATTYEFLKRLSAKNHDSRQMIPASASASTIGSVKHM